A part of Primulina eburnea isolate SZY01 chromosome 10, ASM2296580v1, whole genome shotgun sequence genomic DNA contains:
- the LOC140803237 gene encoding RINT1-like protein MAG2: protein METRPLPLPASISQQALYFINSNLNSREHLERAPVLLSELQTRCDDLDRMLSDLALQLRSNLTRHSDHSNRVGSLFENVHAQLQDLQHSSSQLSSDGGSRSGMVEELQALAKEVARVETVRNYAETALKLDMLVGDIEDAASSSMNRTLRKHSSTKNYEDMRSVALRHLKSTEDLLTSVSKRHPEWNRLVSAVDHRIDRALAILRPQAIADHRALLASLGWPPPLSTLSSSTSDAERSTEVKNPLFTMKGDLKVQYCVSFLALCGLQELQRQRKSRQLGGRYKDFALHQPLWAIEELVNPISIASQCHFSKWIEKPEYIFALVYKITREYVDSMDDLLQPLVDEAMLSGYSCREEWILAMVSSLSTYLAKEIFPIYVDQLSEESETGIKTQARLSWLHLVDLMLAFDKQVQTLAAHSGMHLSLEEDGNVQNLSSLTVFCDRPDWIDLWADIELSEALSKLKSQMEDNKNWLSEDRGVSLLSGQEDNKSPLISSAVLQRLSSVIDRCRSLPSASLRSRFVKLTGSPIICKFFDCLLLRCQEAEGLTALADDDALTKVALSVNAARYFESVLKEWCEYVFFLEMGLSNTDKLEKEDDPTATGAPGNGIFDEEIKRLNEFIIEWVEKLSTVVSRGFEARCRDYIKNKKQWQERSQEDSAQSRSYLTAMDYLQGKLSILEEGLNKIDFTRVWRSLAAGIDKLFFHGLLVGKIKFYNWGVERLSNDLMVLFGVFGAWCLRPQGFFPKISEGLKLLKMANNDVNNKLIREERWLKENGIRHLTAAEVEKIVKNRVVAG from the exons ATGGAAACCCGACCCTTACCTCTGCCCGCTTCCATCTCTCAACAAGccttgtatttcatcaattcAAACCTCAATTCCAGAGAACATCTAGAGAGAGCCCCGGTTCTCCTCTCGGAGCTCCAGACCCGCTGCGATGATCTGGATCGAATGCTTTCGGATCTTGCGTTACAGCTCCGGTCGAACTTGACAAGACACTCTGACCACTCGAATCGGGTGGGTTCACTCTTCGAGAATGTCCATGCTCAGTTGCAAGACCTTCAGCATTCTTCTTCTCAGTTATCTTCAG ATGGTGGATCGAGGAGCGGGATGGTGGAGGAATTGCAGGCATTGGCGAAGGAGGTGGCTAGAGTGGAAACAGTGCGAAACTATGCAG AGACTGCATTGAAGCTTGACATGCTGGTTGGTGACATTGAAGATGCTGCGTCTTCCTCAATGAACAGAACTTTGAGAAAGCATTCGTCAACAAAGAATTATGAA GATATGCGCTCAGTTGCTTTAAGACATCTTAAATCGACTGAAGATCTACTTACTTCTGTTTCAAAGAGACATCCTGAGTGGAATCGACTTGTTTCAGCCGTTGATCATAGAATAGACAGAGCATTAGCAATTCTAAGGCCCCAAGCTATTGCTGACCATCGAGCTCTTCTTGCTTCTCTTGGATGGCCACCACCTCTGTCAACCCTGAGTTCGTCTACTTCAGATGCAGAAAGATCAACTGAAGTGAAAAATCCTCTTTTCACAATGAAAGGTGACCTGAAGGTTCAGTATTGTGTAAGTTTCCTGGCATTGTGTGGTCTGCAGGAATTGCAGAGACAGAGAAAGTCTCGTCAACTTGGGGGGCGTTATAAAGATTTTGCACTTCACCAACCACTTTGGGCTATCGAAGAACTTGTCAATCCTATATCTATTGCTTCTCAATGCCACTTCTCAAAGTGGATTGAGAAGCCAGAGTACATATTTGCGCTAGTTTATAAGATCACTAGAGAATATGTTGACTCTATGGATGACTTATTGCAACCGCTTGTTGACGAAGCAATGCTATCTGGTTACAGTTGCAGAGAAGAATGGATCTTGGCCATGGTGTCTTCCCTATCGACCTACCTGGCGAAAGAAATATTTCCCATTTATGTGGATCAGCTCAGTGAAGAGAGTGAAACTGGGATCAAAACACAGGCAAGGCTATCCTGGCTTCATCTAGTGGATCTGATGCTTGCATTTGATAAACAAGTTCAAACGCTGGCTGCACACTCAGGAATGCATCTTTCCCTCGAGGAGGATGGCAATGTGCAAAATCTGTCTTCACTGACTGTATTTTGTGATAGAcctgattggattgatttatggGCCGACATTGAGCTTAGTGAGGCTCTTAGTAAattaaaatctcaaatggaAGACAACAAAAATTGGTTAAGTGAAGACCGAGGAGTTTCTCTTCTGTCTGGCCAAGAAGACAACAAATCCCCTTTGATTTCTAGTGCTGTGCTTCAACGTCTCTCCTCTGTGATAGACCGTTGCCGATCATTGCCTAGCGCATCATTGAGGTCAAGATTTGTCAAATTGACTGGTTCACCTATAATATGCAAGTTCTTTGATTGCTTGCTACTTAGGTGTCAAGAAGCTGAGGGGCTAACTGCGCTAGCTGATGATGATGCTTTAACTAAAGTTGCCTTGTCAGTTAATGCTGCCCGCTACTTTGAATCCGTTTTAAAAGAATGGTGCGAGTATGTCTTCTTCCTTGAAATGGGATTGAGCAATACTGATAAACTAGAAAAGGAAGATGATCCTACTGCTACTGGAGCACCTGGAAATGGTATTTTCGACGAAGAAATCAAAAGGTTGAATGAATTCATAATTGAATGGGTTGAGAAGTTATCCACAGTTGTCTCAAGGGGATTTGAAGCACGTTGCCGAGACTACATAAAAAACAAGAAGCAATGGCAGGAAAGGAGCCAAGAAGATTCGGCACAGTCCAGATCATACCTAACAGCGATGGATTACCTACAGGGAAAATTGTCCATACTCGAAGAAGGGCTGAACAAAATAGATTTTACTAGAGTGTGGAGAAGTTTGGCTGCTGGGATCGATAAGCTATTTTTCCATGGTTTATTAGTAGGAAAGATAAAGTTCTACAATTGGGGAGTCGAGAGGCTTTCAAACGATCTGATGGTTCTTTTTGGGGTATTTGGAGCTTGGTGTTTGAGGCCTCAAGGTTTCTTTCCGAAGATCTCGGAAGGATTGAAGCTGTTGAAAATGGCGAATAATGACGTGAACAATAAGTTGATTAGAGAGGAAAGATGGCTGAAAGAAAATGGAATAAGGCATTTAACTGCTGCTGAGGTAGAAAAAATAGTGAAGAACAGAGTAGTTGCCGGATGA
- the LOC140802819 gene encoding protein FAR1-RELATED SEQUENCE 5-like: MDENSGDEMSYIPQVGDNQKPKIGMKFESLDEAFSFYNQYARESGFSARMSNSKKSKKTKEVIWKKFVCFKEGHTDAIRWSKQSKSDVPIKEIASGEIRTGSKKALSQQFAEENVPTCQQMRLFEIESGGPEHVGCTERDIRNYEKTLRDEHKGIDAETLIDFFMSEKDKSSTFFFDYETDSDNRFIRCFWADPVSRRAYTAFGDVVVFDTIYNTNKYGMIFASFVGVNHHHQTIVFGCGFLSDEKTDSFVWLLNKFLEAMPKGAPNLIITDQDPAITKAIAEVFPKTIHRYCLWHILNKFPDKLNPVTFRDHYQSIKNVIVHSTTSIEFERSWEDVMNCANFVENDWLSLMYELRHKWVPAYFNHVFSAGMSSSQRSESSHAFFKRYVCNKNSLMDFIIRFNKALRHQRHNELVADHTDMNERPKVKSNWPMELQMVNVYTKNKWLEFQNEISLSHGYYVQQASIGIEFGVYNVINFQGSSSAKHRLLTHDIQRDDISCSCMKFQFEGIPCRHMLAFFRINQVFHLPDQYILKRWTKDAKVGVLYTMAEQNLVDDPERCLMSRHMRLSCKASALIDVASFSDEGTNFLADEFDSIDSKMKEMNINRTLSSGIQSRSTFDKAIGIIDPSEIRTKGRGKRLKSSKEKSISRGRQCRGWGHRGVSHDKRNCPNLKDGSTLNNNNTDENSDEEDFGSIDGMGLIEVAIGRIQGTFP; encoded by the exons ATGGACGAAAACAGCGGCGATGAAATGTCATACATTCCCCAAGTTGGAGACAATCAAAAGCCAAAGATTGGGATGAAATTCGAATCTTTAGACGAGGCGTTTTCGTTCTACAACCAATATGCACGAGAATCTGGTTTTAGTGCAAGAATGAGCAATagcaaaaaaagtaaaaaaacaaaagaagtTATCTGGAAAAAATTTGTATGCTTTAAAGAAGGACATACAGATGCAATCAGATGGAGTAAACAATCAAAAAGTGATGTACCAATAAAGGAAATAGCTAGTGGTGAGATTCGAACTGGAT CAAAGAAAGCACTGAGTCAACAGTTTGCAGAAGAGAATGTACCTACTTGTCAACAAATGCGATTGTTTGAAATAGAGTCTGGAGGACCTGAACATGTTGGTTGCACAGAAAGAGATATAAGAAACTACGAGAAAACGCTTAGGGATGAGCACAAGGGTATTGATGCCGAAACATTGATTGATTTCTTTATGTCTGAGAAAGACAAGAGCTCAACTTTCTTTTTTGATTACGAGACTGATTCAGACAATAGATTTATTCGTTGTTTTTGGGCGGATCCTGTGTCACGGAGGGCATACACTGCATTTGGTGATGTAGTGGTGTTTGATACAATATATAACACCAACAAATATGGGATGATTTTTGCATCATTTGTAGGagttaatcatcatcatcagaccaTTGTTTTTGGTTGTGGATTTTTAAGTGATGAGAAAACTGATTCTTTTGTTTGGTTGCTTAATAAGTTTCTGGAAGCCATGCCTAAAGGAGCACCAAACTTGATCATAACTGACCAGGATCCTGCTATAACGAAAGCCATAGCTGAAGTTTTCCCTAAAACAATACATCGATATTGTTTGTGGCACATTCTAAACAAATTCCCAGATAAATTGAACCCCGTGACTTTCCGTGACCACTATCAAAGCATAAAAAATGTCATCGTACATTCTACGACTTCTATTGAATTTGAGAGATCGTGGGAAGATGTTATGAATTGTGCTAACTTCGTAGAAAATGATTGGCTGTCATTGATGTATGAGTTGCGGCATAAGTGGGTGCCGGCTTATTTCAACCATGTATTTTCTGCAGGAATGTCAAGTAGTCAGAGGTCTGAAAGTTCACATGCATTTTTCAAGAGGTACGTCTGTAACAAGAACTCATTGATGGATTTTATAATTCGTTTCAATAAGGCACTTCGACACCAAAGACACAATGAGTTAGTTGCCGATCATACTGATATGAACGAGCGGCCAAAGGTTAAATCGAACTGGCCAATGGAACTGCAAATGGTGAATGTATACACGAAAAACAAATGGTTGGAGTTTCAAAATGAAATTAGTCTGAGTCATGGTTATTACGTGCAACAAGCATCTATCGGAATTGAGTTTGGGGTTTACAATGTCATTAATTTTCAAGGTTCTTCTTCTGCCAAACATAGGCTGCTTACGCATGACATACAAAGAGACGATATATCATGTAGTTGCATGAAATTTCAATTTGAGGGTATTCCGTGCAGGCATATGTTAGCATTCTTTCGTATCAACCAAGTGTTCCACTTACCTGATCAGTATATACTCAAACGGTGGACAAAAGATGCAAAAGTTGGCGTACTATACACTATGGCTGAGCAAAATTTGGTCGACGATCCAGAAAGGTGTTTGATGTCTAGACATATGAGGTTATCTTGTAAAGCTTCAGCTTTAATTGATGTAGCATCTTTCAGTGATGAGGGGACAAACTTCTTGGCTGATGAGTTTGATTCTATTGATAGCAAAATGAAGGAGATGAATATTAATAGAACGTTAAGCAGTGGAATTCAAAGTAGGAGTACCTTCGATAAAGCCATTGGTATCATTGATCCTTCAGAAATAAGAACAAAAGGACGTGGGAAGAGACTAAAATCATCGAAGGAGAAATCAATATCAAGGGGCCGACAGTGTCGTGGATGGGGGCATCGAGGTGTGTCACATGACAAACGCAACTGTCCGAATTTGAAAGACGG GTCAACactaaataataataacacagaTGAGAACTCAGATGAAGAAGATTTTGGATCAATAGATG GAATGGGGCTGATCGAAGTTGCAATTGGTAGGATTCAGGGTACTTTTCCGTAG